Proteins encoded by one window of Aphis gossypii isolate Hap1 chromosome X, ASM2018417v2, whole genome shotgun sequence:
- the LOC114130125 gene encoding peroxisomal biogenesis factor 6 isoform X1 — translation MAIQRKYLLKYISFINYVLKSCFNRSKSQVIRSKMLHDLRVNILFGSEIHFKCVPDNILEKLVTHHYDNITILKHNLEIHNCIFVSQETLDKLKLNNMQWVLANIKTKDSYSLPMSHYNRIIVLTSYKGSDCILTSTNLFNLSNCNHTCQACMLRIIKPLIDFEPKITQKVSISVMKPLVFNAETQILQDKILYNYFSLPKCVSIGDILKLDLRKSYPEAEYLVESNSISIFYIKIVDLEEKNVQTNVYNCKNKFYISNFHTKLNEVQYSTNTYLPIEKEFAINNLKILNINNFNDFILNIFPGGMNDEGELIVSMIKPFIYQRYTDFESLKPVFLVYGVNGCGKKLLIESVSKYIGVQYISQCCFNWPTNNIVQFKKRIEYFFDDIRKMTPCLLHLENIEALSLSSTKDLEQEILDIFIRQIYVETKNPIIIIATTNSKEDLSPVFLRLFLQCQQVGNLSKTNREQLLKWILKRDSIALDNKIIKQIVDHTSGFNYTNYMTMLLLAVKNHMAVHNIKSTDVTLDESDIMLSIDKINLIFTKSIGAPSVQVVKWDDVGGLINVKEEIMSALKPSTFNMRRSGILLYGPPGTGKTLLAKAVATECKYNFLSIKGPELLNMYIGQSEANVREVFNKARSAVPCILFFDELDSLAPKRGQNGDSGGVGDRVVSQLLTEMDGMTSENQQIFVLGATNRPDLIDSALLRPGRLDKSIYVGGCNDKESKLHVLRALTKKFNLYSNFHLEDLIEHLPDQVTGAELYGMCHNAWLNSARRVIQKRMILINDKQCATHDNVMVTKEDFMNAMSESFILK, via the exons atggcGATTCAAAGGAAATATCTTCTCAAGTACATTTCgttcataaattatgtattgaaaTCGTGTTTCAACAGATCCAAATCTCAAGTCATACGGTCAAAAATGCTTCACGATCTCAGAGTCAACATTCTTTTTGGAtctgaaatacattttaaatgtgttcCTGATAATATATTGGAAAAGCTAGTAACGCATCATTATGACAATATAACAATTCTAAAACACAATTTAGAAATTcacaattgtatatttgtcAGTCAGGAAACAttagacaaattaaaattgaataatatgcaATGGGTACTAGCCAATATTAAGACTAAAGATTCTTATAGTTTACCTATGTCACACTATAACAGAATAATAGTGTTGACCTCTTATAAAGGATCTGATTGCATTCTAActtcaacaaatttatttaatctaagTAACTGCAATCATACTTGTCAAGCTTGTATGTTGAGAATTATCAAACCATTAATAGACTTTGAaccaaaaataacacaaaaagtATCAATATCTGTGATGAAACCCTTGGTATTTAATGCAGAAACACAAATATTACAGgataaaatactttacaattatttttctcttcCAAAATGTGTATCAATAggagatatattaaaattagatttaagaAAGTCTTATCCAGAAGCAGAATATTTAGTAGAATCTAAtagtatatcaattttttacattaaaattgttgacctggaagaaaaaaatgtgcaaacaaatgtatacaattgcaaaaataaattttatatatctaattttcatactaaattaaatgaagTTCAATATTCAACTAACACATATTTACCCATAGAAAAAGAATTTGCAATAAataacctaaaaatattaaatataaataatttcaatgattttattttgaacatatttCCGGGTGGAATGAATGATGAAGGGGAATTAATTGTGTCTATGattaaaccatttatttatcaGAGGTACACag attttgaatctTTGAAACCAGTTTTCTTAGTTTACGGAGTTAATGGTTGtggcaaaaaattattaattgagtcagtatcaaaatatattggagTACAATATATATCTCAATGTTGTTTTAACTGGCctacaaacaatattgttcaattcaaaaaaagaatagaatacttttttgatgatattagAAAAATGACACCTTGTTTATTACacttagaaaatattgaa gcTTTAAGCTTATCTTCCACTAAAGATTTAGAACAAgaaattttagatatatttattagacaaATATATGTAGAAACCAAGAatcctattataattattgctaCTACAAACTCAAAAGAAGATCTAAGCCCTGTTTTCTTAAGACTATTTTTACAATGTCAACAAGTTggaaatttaagtaaaacaaacagagaacagttattaaaatggaTATTAAAAAGAGATTCTATTGCAttagataacaaaataattaaacaaattgtagACCATACTTCTGGtttcaattatacaaattatatgacAATGCTGCTATTAGCTGTAAA gaatCATATggctgtacataatattaaatctactGATGTAACATTAGATGAATCTGATATAATGCTTTCAATag acaaaataaatttaatattcacaaAATCAATTGGAGCGCCATCAGTACAAGTTGTAAAGTGGGATGATGTTGGGGGCTTAATAAATGTGAAAGAAGAAATTATGTCTGCATTGAAACCTTCAACATTTAATATGAGGAGATCag gaatattattatatggtccACCTGGAACtggaaaaacattattagcaAAAGCTGTGGCAACTGAATGTAAATACaactttttatcaattaaaggTCCCGaattacttaatatgtatattggaCAAAGTGAAGCTAATGTACGagaag tgtttAACAAGGCTCGTTCAGCTGTaccatgtattttgttttttgatgaACTCGATTCATTAGCTCCAAAACGTGGTCAAAATGGAGATTCTGGAGGTGTTGGAGATag agttGTATCACAATTGCTAACTGAAATGGATGGAATGACATCAGaaaatcaacaaatatttgtattaggtGCTACAAATAGACCAGATCTTATTGATTCAGCACTTTTACGTCCAGGAAG acttgataaaagtatttatgttGGTGGTTGTAATGATAAAGAATCAAAACTTCATGTATTAAGAGCATTAACAAAAAA atttaatttatattcaaattttcatcTAGAAGATTTAATAGAGCATCTTCCAGACCAAGTAACAGGGGCTGAATTGTATGGAATGTGTCACAATGCATGGCTAAACAGTGCTAGAAGAGTTATTCAAAAACGAATGATACTTATTAATG ACAAACAATGTGCAACTCATGACAATGTAATGGTAACTAAAGAAGATTTTATGAACGCAATGAGTGAAAGTTTTATCCTAAAATAA
- the LOC114130125 gene encoding peroxisomal biogenesis factor 6 isoform X2 — MAIQRKYLLKYISFINYVLKSCFNRSKSQVIRSKMLHDLRVNILFGSEIHFKCVPDNILEKLVTHHYDNITILKHNLEIHNCIFVSQETLDKLKLNNMQWVLANIKTKDSYSLPMSHYNRIIVLTSYKGSDCILTSTNLFNLSNCNHTCQACMLRIIKPLIDFEPKITQKVSISVMKPLVFNAETQILQDKILYNYFSLPKCVSIGDILKLDLRKSYPEAEYLVESNSISIFYIKIVDLEEKNVQTNVYNCKNKFYISNFHTKLNEVQYSTNTYLPIEKEFAINNLKILNINNFNDFILNIFPGGMNDEGELIVSMIKPFIYQRYTDFESLKPVFLVYGVNGCGKKLLIESVSKYIGVQYISQCCFNWPTNNIVQFKKRIEYFFDDIRKMTPCLLHLENIEALSLSSTKDLEQEILDIFIRQIYVETKNPIIIIATTNSKEDLSPVFLRLFLQCQQVGNLSKTNREQLLKWILKRDSIALDNKIIKQIVDHTSGFNYTNYMTMLLLAVKNHMAVHNIKSTDVTLDESDIMLSIDKINLIFTKSIGAPSVQVVKWDDVGGLINVKEEIMSALKPSTFNMRRSGILLYGPPGTGKTLLAKAVATECKYNFLSIKGPELLNMYIGQSEANVREVFNKARSAVPCILFFDELDSLAPKRGQNGDSGGVGDRVVSQLLTEMDGMTSENQQIFVLGATNRPDLIDSALLRPGRLDKSIYVGGCNDKESKLHVLRALTKKYVTLHSHII, encoded by the exons atggcGATTCAAAGGAAATATCTTCTCAAGTACATTTCgttcataaattatgtattgaaaTCGTGTTTCAACAGATCCAAATCTCAAGTCATACGGTCAAAAATGCTTCACGATCTCAGAGTCAACATTCTTTTTGGAtctgaaatacattttaaatgtgttcCTGATAATATATTGGAAAAGCTAGTAACGCATCATTATGACAATATAACAATTCTAAAACACAATTTAGAAATTcacaattgtatatttgtcAGTCAGGAAACAttagacaaattaaaattgaataatatgcaATGGGTACTAGCCAATATTAAGACTAAAGATTCTTATAGTTTACCTATGTCACACTATAACAGAATAATAGTGTTGACCTCTTATAAAGGATCTGATTGCATTCTAActtcaacaaatttatttaatctaagTAACTGCAATCATACTTGTCAAGCTTGTATGTTGAGAATTATCAAACCATTAATAGACTTTGAaccaaaaataacacaaaaagtATCAATATCTGTGATGAAACCCTTGGTATTTAATGCAGAAACACAAATATTACAGgataaaatactttacaattatttttctcttcCAAAATGTGTATCAATAggagatatattaaaattagatttaagaAAGTCTTATCCAGAAGCAGAATATTTAGTAGAATCTAAtagtatatcaattttttacattaaaattgttgacctggaagaaaaaaatgtgcaaacaaatgtatacaattgcaaaaataaattttatatatctaattttcatactaaattaaatgaagTTCAATATTCAACTAACACATATTTACCCATAGAAAAAGAATTTGCAATAAataacctaaaaatattaaatataaataatttcaatgattttattttgaacatatttCCGGGTGGAATGAATGATGAAGGGGAATTAATTGTGTCTATGattaaaccatttatttatcaGAGGTACACag attttgaatctTTGAAACCAGTTTTCTTAGTTTACGGAGTTAATGGTTGtggcaaaaaattattaattgagtcagtatcaaaatatattggagTACAATATATATCTCAATGTTGTTTTAACTGGCctacaaacaatattgttcaattcaaaaaaagaatagaatacttttttgatgatattagAAAAATGACACCTTGTTTATTACacttagaaaatattgaa gcTTTAAGCTTATCTTCCACTAAAGATTTAGAACAAgaaattttagatatatttattagacaaATATATGTAGAAACCAAGAatcctattataattattgctaCTACAAACTCAAAAGAAGATCTAAGCCCTGTTTTCTTAAGACTATTTTTACAATGTCAACAAGTTggaaatttaagtaaaacaaacagagaacagttattaaaatggaTATTAAAAAGAGATTCTATTGCAttagataacaaaataattaaacaaattgtagACCATACTTCTGGtttcaattatacaaattatatgacAATGCTGCTATTAGCTGTAAA gaatCATATggctgtacataatattaaatctactGATGTAACATTAGATGAATCTGATATAATGCTTTCAATag acaaaataaatttaatattcacaaAATCAATTGGAGCGCCATCAGTACAAGTTGTAAAGTGGGATGATGTTGGGGGCTTAATAAATGTGAAAGAAGAAATTATGTCTGCATTGAAACCTTCAACATTTAATATGAGGAGATCag gaatattattatatggtccACCTGGAACtggaaaaacattattagcaAAAGCTGTGGCAACTGAATGTAAATACaactttttatcaattaaaggTCCCGaattacttaatatgtatattggaCAAAGTGAAGCTAATGTACGagaag tgtttAACAAGGCTCGTTCAGCTGTaccatgtattttgttttttgatgaACTCGATTCATTAGCTCCAAAACGTGGTCAAAATGGAGATTCTGGAGGTGTTGGAGATag agttGTATCACAATTGCTAACTGAAATGGATGGAATGACATCAGaaaatcaacaaatatttgtattaggtGCTACAAATAGACCAGATCTTATTGATTCAGCACTTTTACGTCCAGGAAG acttgataaaagtatttatgttGGTGGTTGTAATGATAAAGAATCAAAACTTCATGTATTAAGAGCATTAACAAAAAAGTATGTAACATTACACtcgcatattatatga
- the LOC114130111 gene encoding DNA excision repair protein ERCC-8-like isoform X1 produces the protein MQQAQPASLKKRKQYSIMDLRIKYSIGAISSMEYKRRAILNELNYMSYSSGRFSLPTMYPTNINDRIRPTRLILDTILGMEVDPREGKRLLVLSKYHNVTLFNVSEVQFFHHIKRVPIPLDPKSNTISPNSVHWLWDGSVFSVCHFDSVHFWDSNTCKIIETVKLRTKVLNHIIAAKKNSTHKYVAVSGATGHVFIIDMLHGIVVMTMNNIEKSAIRTIQWHPTNEKQYVTGNDSGNIFLWDIRYQMKYVLKFQRDNSGLISSLDKAALGLRFYNCGNNIISVDYKGSIKTWDVNTGKLRPNHYASVSLSDLNTSHLHKHYQFDVTDNLKEDIAFFPSTRGMRIFDIESGEHLPSSNDVGLSLSCANYDPKNLCLYGSSNESIKSWKPQKCENNIHFEYPSQFDVY, from the exons ATGCAACAGGCACAGCCCGCCAGTCTCAAG AAGAGAAAACAATATTCTATTATGGATCTAAGGATAAAATACTCCATTGGAGCTATATCTTCCATGGAATATAAACGTCGTGCAATTCTTAAtgagttaaattatatgtcgTATTCATCGGGTAGATTTTCTTTGCCTACAATGTACCCTACTAACATAAATGATCGGATTCGTCCTACACGATTGATACTAGATACTATTCTAGGTATGGAAGTTGATCCTAGAGAAGGTAAacg tttactaGTCTTGTCCAAATACCATAATGTTACATTGTTTAATGTATCCGAAGTTCAATTCTTTCATCACATAAAGCGTGTGCCTATTCCACTTGATCCaaaaagtaatacaatatCGCCAAATTCAGTACATTGGCTTTGGGATGGTTCAGTATTTTCTGTTTGCCATTTTGATTCTGTGCATTTTTGGGACTCaaatacttgtaaaataattgaaactgTGAAATTGCGTACTAAAGTTTTGAACCATATTATagctgcaaaaaaaaatagtactcACAAATATGTTGCag tgtcaGGAGCTACTGGACATgtgtttataattgatatgcTGCATGGTATTGTTGTAATgactatgaataatattgaaaaatcggCAATAAGAACTATCCAGTGGCATCcaacaaatgaaaaacaatatgttACTGGCAATGACAGTGGGAATATTTTCCTATGGGATATTCGTTATCaaatgaaatatgttttaaaattccaaaGGGATAATTCTGGTCTTATATCAAGTCTTGATAAAGCAGCTCTTGGGttacgtttttataattgcggaaataatattatatctgttgACTACAAAGGAAGCATCAAAActtg GGATGTTAATACTGGTAAACTGCGTCCTAACCATTATGCATCTGTGTCATTGAGTGATCTAAACACTTCTCATCTTCATAAACACTATCAGTTTGATGTTACTGACAATTTAAAAGAAGATATTGCATTTTTTCCATCAACAAGAGGAATGAGAATATTTGACATTGAAAGTGGTGAACATTTACCTTCTTCTAATGATGTAGGTCTATCTTTAAGCTGTGCTAATTATGATCCTAAAAATTTGTGTCTTTATGGATCTTCTAATGAATCGATAAAATCCTGGAAACCTCAAAAATgtgaaaacaatatacattttgaataccCTAGCCAATTTgatgtatattaa
- the LOC114130111 gene encoding DNA excision repair protein ERCC-8-like isoform X2, giving the protein MDLRIKYSIGAISSMEYKRRAILNELNYMSYSSGRFSLPTMYPTNINDRIRPTRLILDTILGMEVDPREGKRLLVLSKYHNVTLFNVSEVQFFHHIKRVPIPLDPKSNTISPNSVHWLWDGSVFSVCHFDSVHFWDSNTCKIIETVKLRTKVLNHIIAAKKNSTHKYVAVSGATGHVFIIDMLHGIVVMTMNNIEKSAIRTIQWHPTNEKQYVTGNDSGNIFLWDIRYQMKYVLKFQRDNSGLISSLDKAALGLRFYNCGNNIISVDYKGSIKTWDVNTGKLRPNHYASVSLSDLNTSHLHKHYQFDVTDNLKEDIAFFPSTRGMRIFDIESGEHLPSSNDVGLSLSCANYDPKNLCLYGSSNESIKSWKPQKCENNIHFEYPSQFDVY; this is encoded by the exons ATGGATCTAAGGATAAAATACTCCATTGGAGCTATATCTTCCATGGAATATAAACGTCGTGCAATTCTTAAtgagttaaattatatgtcgTATTCATCGGGTAGATTTTCTTTGCCTACAATGTACCCTACTAACATAAATGATCGGATTCGTCCTACACGATTGATACTAGATACTATTCTAGGTATGGAAGTTGATCCTAGAGAAGGTAAacg tttactaGTCTTGTCCAAATACCATAATGTTACATTGTTTAATGTATCCGAAGTTCAATTCTTTCATCACATAAAGCGTGTGCCTATTCCACTTGATCCaaaaagtaatacaatatCGCCAAATTCAGTACATTGGCTTTGGGATGGTTCAGTATTTTCTGTTTGCCATTTTGATTCTGTGCATTTTTGGGACTCaaatacttgtaaaataattgaaactgTGAAATTGCGTACTAAAGTTTTGAACCATATTATagctgcaaaaaaaaatagtactcACAAATATGTTGCag tgtcaGGAGCTACTGGACATgtgtttataattgatatgcTGCATGGTATTGTTGTAATgactatgaataatattgaaaaatcggCAATAAGAACTATCCAGTGGCATCcaacaaatgaaaaacaatatgttACTGGCAATGACAGTGGGAATATTTTCCTATGGGATATTCGTTATCaaatgaaatatgttttaaaattccaaaGGGATAATTCTGGTCTTATATCAAGTCTTGATAAAGCAGCTCTTGGGttacgtttttataattgcggaaataatattatatctgttgACTACAAAGGAAGCATCAAAActtg GGATGTTAATACTGGTAAACTGCGTCCTAACCATTATGCATCTGTGTCATTGAGTGATCTAAACACTTCTCATCTTCATAAACACTATCAGTTTGATGTTACTGACAATTTAAAAGAAGATATTGCATTTTTTCCATCAACAAGAGGAATGAGAATATTTGACATTGAAAGTGGTGAACATTTACCTTCTTCTAATGATGTAGGTCTATCTTTAAGCTGTGCTAATTATGATCCTAAAAATTTGTGTCTTTATGGATCTTCTAATGAATCGATAAAATCCTGGAAACCTCAAAAATgtgaaaacaatatacattttgaataccCTAGCCAATTTgatgtatattaa